A part of Candidatus Palauibacter australiensis genomic DNA contains:
- a CDS encoding DUF222 domain-containing protein, whose product MPVAPDTPDVSNDAVSHPAVLNGDPVGDEIAELCAHLDAAQYRLLTLLRRFDEEERWSGWRSCAHWLNWRAGISLGVARERLRAARRLAELPLTSAEMEKGRLSWSKVRALTRVATAESEARLVEFALHHTASQVERLVRAWRSADAASAELDGVSEMAARRYLTVRMTGDGMYEVRGLLLPEVGALLVQTLDAAADELHRQECAMEREAEAAIERETDAAMERETDAAVGEATGEAMGEPDPPTPEPRPQAPRPLALRPSQGERRHDALGAWLEDRAEAKVQLVLHTVAGGPEILATEE is encoded by the coding sequence ATGCCTGTCGCGCCCGACACCCCTGATGTCTCGAACGATGCCGTCTCGCACCCCGCGGTTTTGAACGGCGACCCCGTCGGCGACGAGATCGCCGAACTCTGCGCCCACCTCGACGCCGCCCAGTATCGGCTCCTGACCCTGCTGCGCCGCTTCGACGAGGAGGAACGCTGGAGCGGCTGGCGCTCCTGCGCGCACTGGCTCAACTGGCGCGCCGGGATCTCCCTCGGCGTGGCTCGCGAGCGGCTGCGGGCGGCCCGCCGCCTCGCCGAGCTGCCGCTGACCTCGGCCGAGATGGAGAAGGGGCGGCTCTCCTGGTCCAAGGTCCGGGCGTTGACGCGCGTGGCCACGGCCGAGAGCGAGGCGCGGCTGGTCGAGTTCGCCCTCCACCACACCGCGAGCCAGGTGGAGCGTCTCGTGCGGGCGTGGAGGAGCGCGGATGCGGCCTCCGCAGAGCTGGACGGGGTGTCGGAGATGGCGGCCCGTCGCTACCTGACGGTTCGGATGACGGGCGACGGCATGTACGAGGTCCGCGGGCTGCTCCTGCCCGAGGTGGGCGCCCTGCTCGTGCAGACGCTGGACGCGGCCGCCGACGAACTCCACCGACAGGAGTGCGCCATGGAGCGCGAGGCCGAAGCCGCCATCGAACGCGAGACCGACGCCGCCATGGAGCGCGAGACCGACGCCGCCGTCGGGGAAGCCACGGGGGAGGCCATGGGGGAGCCGGACCCGCCCACGCCCGAGCCCCGGCCGCAGGCGCCCCGGCCGCTTGCGCTCCGGCCGAGTCAGGGGGAGCGGCGCCACGACGCGCTCGGGGCGTGGCTCGAGGATCGCGCGGAGGCGAAGGTCCAACTGGTGCTCCACACCGTGGCCGGCGGCCCCGAGATCCTGGCCACGGAGGAGG
- the tpiA gene encoding triose-phosphate isomerase, translating into MSQLRTPVFAANWKMCHGPDETGAFVERFAASYAPRGDATVVVFPPAISLAAFAAAASGRPDLEFGVQDVHTEVEGAHTSGISAAMVPATGATWGLAGHSERRREFGDTDADVGRKLVRLLEAGLRPVLCVGETLEEREAGRLATVLETQIREALRPLDDEGRARLVYAYEPVWAIGTGRTASPADAAEAHAIVRDQLVRAEGCDAERAAILYGGSVKPANIEALLAAPGVDGVLVGGASLDPDSWAAICAAGR; encoded by the coding sequence GTGAGTCAGTTGCGTACTCCGGTGTTTGCTGCGAACTGGAAGATGTGTCACGGGCCGGATGAGACCGGGGCGTTCGTGGAACGGTTCGCCGCGAGCTACGCGCCCCGCGGCGATGCGACCGTGGTCGTGTTTCCGCCCGCCATCAGCCTGGCGGCCTTCGCCGCGGCGGCCTCCGGGCGTCCGGACCTGGAGTTCGGGGTGCAGGACGTGCACACCGAGGTCGAGGGCGCGCACACGAGCGGAATCTCCGCCGCCATGGTCCCGGCGACCGGCGCCACCTGGGGGCTGGCGGGGCACTCCGAGCGGCGCCGGGAGTTCGGCGATACCGACGCGGACGTGGGGCGCAAGCTGGTTCGCCTGCTGGAGGCCGGGCTCCGTCCCGTCCTGTGCGTGGGCGAGACGCTCGAAGAGCGCGAGGCCGGACGGCTCGCAACGGTGCTCGAGACGCAGATCCGGGAGGCCCTCCGTCCCCTCGATGACGAGGGCCGAGCCCGCCTCGTCTACGCCTACGAGCCCGTGTGGGCGATCGGCACCGGACGGACGGCGAGCCCGGCCGACGCCGCGGAGGCCCACGCCATCGTCCGCGACCAACTGGTGCGGGCGGAAGGATGCGATGCCGAGCGGGCGGCGATCCTCTACGGCGGGAGCGTCAAGCCGGCCAACATCGAGGCGCTCCTTGCCGCCCCCGGGGTGGACGGCGTGCTCGTCGGCGGCGCGAGCCTCGATCCCGACAGTTGGGCCGCGATCTGCGCCGCCGGCCGGTAG
- a CDS encoding phosphoglycerate kinase produces MTSRLRDLPADLAGKRALVRVDYNVPLDAGQVADATRIEASLPTLRWLLRRGARPVLLSHLGRPGGRPDPALSLSPVAPALAGLLGTEVLFSAPCDGEDALRASRELKAGQVLLVENTRFLPGETANDEALAGRLARLGDFFVNDAFGTLHRAHASTTGVPAVLNPSAAGLLVERELEALSALEQPRRPFVVAFGGAKIGDKIELLRRFLERADLILVGGAMANTFLRAQGFETGASLVEEAALDLARSILSAGEDRIRLPTDVMALDRAGGEGERAGKVESVENVESVENVDSVPADTIGPGMAALDIGPASRARYADALRGCAAFFWNGPMGLFEDPRFAAGTFAIAQAAAEATAAGAFTVIGGGDSAAAIRRAGLSDRVSHVCTGGGAALEYLSSGRLPGLDALTKRRRS; encoded by the coding sequence GTGACTAGCCGGCTGCGCGACCTCCCGGCCGACCTGGCCGGGAAACGGGCGCTGGTGCGCGTGGACTACAACGTGCCGCTCGACGCCGGGCAAGTCGCCGATGCGACGCGGATCGAAGCATCGCTGCCGACGCTCCGGTGGCTGCTGCGGAGGGGCGCCCGGCCGGTGCTGCTCTCGCACCTCGGCCGTCCCGGGGGGCGGCCGGATCCCGCGCTTTCCCTGTCTCCTGTGGCCCCCGCGCTCGCCGGCCTGCTCGGGACCGAAGTCCTCTTCTCCGCGCCGTGCGACGGAGAGGACGCGCTCCGCGCCAGCCGCGAACTGAAAGCCGGACAGGTGCTCCTCGTCGAGAACACGCGTTTCCTGCCCGGGGAGACCGCGAACGACGAGGCGCTCGCCGGCCGCCTCGCCCGTCTCGGCGACTTCTTCGTCAACGACGCGTTCGGCACGCTGCACCGTGCGCACGCCTCGACGACGGGCGTGCCCGCCGTTCTGAACCCTTCGGCGGCGGGACTGCTCGTCGAGCGCGAACTGGAGGCGCTCAGCGCGCTCGAGCAGCCGCGCCGCCCGTTCGTCGTGGCCTTCGGAGGGGCCAAGATCGGCGACAAGATCGAACTCCTGCGCCGCTTCCTGGAACGCGCCGACCTGATCCTCGTCGGCGGCGCCATGGCGAACACCTTCCTCCGCGCGCAGGGGTTCGAGACCGGAGCCTCGCTCGTCGAGGAGGCGGCGCTCGATCTCGCCCGCTCGATCCTGTCCGCGGGGGAAGACCGGATCCGGCTGCCGACGGACGTGATGGCCCTCGACCGGGCCGGCGGGGAGGGGGAGCGCGCCGGGAAGGTCGAGAGCGTCGAGAACGTCGAGAGCGTCGAGAACGTCGACAGCGTCCCGGCCGACACGATCGGACCGGGGATGGCCGCCCTGGACATCGGACCCGCGTCCCGCGCCCGCTACGCGGACGCATTGCGCGGGTGTGCCGCCTTCTTCTGGAACGGTCCCATGGGCCTGTTCGAGGACCCGCGGTTCGCGGCCGGCACGTTCGCCATCGCGCAGGCCGCCGCGGAGGCGACGGCGGCGGGCGCCTTCACCGTCATCGGGGGCGGCGACTCCGCCGCCGCCATCCGCCGCGCCGGGCTTTCGGATCGCGTATCGCACGTCTGCACCGGGGGCGGAGCCGCCCTCGAATACCTGTCGAGCGGCCGCCTCCCCGGCCTCGACGCCCTCACCAAAAGGAGGCGTTCGTGA
- the gap gene encoding type I glyceraldehyde-3-phosphate dehydrogenase translates to MSVRVAINGFGRIGRNILRAALQNPRGDLDFVAINDLTDAATLAHLFKYDSVHGRFPGDVRVEGGELALGDERVSVFSERDPADLPWKELDVDVVIESTGIFRKREDATRHLRAGAKKVLISAPGIEPDITLVLGVNADEYDPATHDVISNASCTTNCIAPVVKVLLDRFGFERGLMTTVHAYTNGQQLLDLPHKDLRRARAAGLSIIPTTTGAAKAVGLVLPQVKGKLDGMAMRVPTPDVSIVDLVATVSRDTSAGEINDAFREAAEGPLDGVLEYTEEPLVSVDFTGHPASAIVDAQSTSVMDGTLVKVISWYDNEWGYSNRLVDLASFVGERLPTAVGT, encoded by the coding sequence ATGAGTGTGAGGGTGGCCATCAACGGTTTCGGCCGCATCGGCCGGAACATCCTGCGCGCGGCGCTTCAGAACCCGCGCGGGGACCTTGATTTCGTCGCGATAAACGACCTCACGGATGCGGCGACGCTCGCCCATCTGTTCAAGTACGACTCGGTACACGGCCGCTTTCCCGGCGACGTGCGCGTGGAGGGGGGCGAACTCGCGCTGGGAGACGAACGCGTCAGCGTCTTCTCGGAACGCGACCCGGCCGACCTCCCCTGGAAGGAACTCGACGTGGATGTCGTGATCGAATCCACGGGCATCTTCCGGAAGAGGGAGGATGCGACCCGGCACCTGCGCGCGGGGGCGAAGAAGGTCCTCATCTCCGCGCCGGGCATCGAGCCGGACATCACCCTCGTCCTGGGCGTGAACGCGGACGAATACGATCCGGCGACGCATGACGTGATCTCGAACGCGAGCTGCACGACCAACTGCATCGCTCCGGTCGTGAAGGTCCTGCTCGATCGCTTCGGCTTCGAGCGCGGCCTCATGACGACGGTCCACGCGTACACCAACGGCCAGCAGCTCCTCGACCTCCCGCACAAGGACCTCCGGCGCGCCCGCGCCGCCGGGCTGTCGATCATCCCCACGACGACGGGCGCGGCGAAGGCCGTGGGCCTCGTCCTCCCGCAGGTCAAGGGGAAGCTGGACGGGATGGCGATGCGCGTGCCGACGCCGGACGTGTCGATCGTGGACCTCGTGGCCACCGTGTCGCGGGACACCTCGGCCGGCGAGATCAACGACGCGTTTCGCGAGGCCGCCGAGGGGCCGCTCGACGGCGTGCTCGAATACACCGAGGAACCGCTCGTGTCCGTCGACTTCACGGGACACCCGGCCAGCGCGATCGTCGACGCGCAGTCGACATCGGTCATGGACGGCACGCTCGTGAAGGTCATCTCGTGGTACGACAACGAGTGGGGGTATTCGAACCGCCTGGTGGATCTGGCGAGCTTCGTCGGAGAGCGTCTGCCCACCGCCGTCGGGACCTGA
- a CDS encoding ComF family protein, protein MRVAARPGPLRLVGRAAAAAFDALVPAACVGCRRGVAPDGPPLCALCRSRLPRLASPRCPRCAQPLGNLVAAAGELVPCGTCEEWPEVLVAAEAPFAFEGLAAQTVRALKYDRWRSLAPWMAARMAPAAEAIACRIGEGAPWLIPVPLTPARQRERGFNQAGELARALADLGVGSLGPFLDRRAGGGRQAGVRGALRRANVQGRFQLRAGLPDARPGAIIVDDVLTTGATAIACAETLAEAGFRSVATVSFARTLRPLDRDESPTGARRP, encoded by the coding sequence GTGAGGGTTGCGGCGCGCCCCGGCCCGCTCCGTCTCGTGGGCAGAGCGGCCGCCGCGGCCTTCGACGCGCTCGTCCCCGCGGCGTGCGTCGGGTGCCGCCGCGGCGTCGCGCCCGATGGCCCGCCGCTGTGCGCCCTGTGCCGGTCGCGACTCCCTCGGCTCGCGAGTCCGCGCTGCCCGCGTTGCGCTCAGCCGCTCGGCAACCTCGTGGCGGCGGCCGGCGAACTCGTGCCGTGCGGCACCTGCGAGGAGTGGCCCGAAGTGCTGGTGGCGGCCGAGGCGCCCTTCGCCTTCGAGGGCCTCGCCGCCCAAACGGTGCGCGCGCTGAAGTACGACCGCTGGCGCTCCCTCGCCCCGTGGATGGCCGCCCGCATGGCTCCGGCCGCCGAGGCGATCGCGTGCCGGATCGGCGAGGGCGCGCCGTGGCTGATCCCGGTGCCGCTCACGCCCGCCCGGCAGCGGGAACGGGGCTTCAACCAGGCCGGAGAGCTGGCCCGCGCGCTCGCGGACCTCGGCGTCGGGTCGCTGGGGCCGTTCCTCGACCGCCGCGCGGGGGGCGGCCGTCAGGCGGGCGTCCGCGGGGCGCTGCGCCGCGCGAACGTACAGGGTCGCTTCCAGTTGCGCGCCGGCCTCCCGGACGCGCGCCCGGGCGCGATCATCGTCGACGATGTGCTCACGACCGGAGCCACCGCGATCGCCTGTGCCGAGACGCTGGCCGAGGCTGGATTCCGCAGCGTCGCCACCGTTAGTTTTGCCCGCACCTTGCGTCCCCTGGACCGGGACGAATCGCCGACCGGGGCGCGTCGCCCGTAA
- the aroE gene encoding shikimate dehydrogenase (AroE; catalyzes the conversion of shikimate to 3-dehydroshikimate), which produces MTLRFALLGDPVRHSISPAMHRAAFDVLGLDAEYVARRTAADEVGPVMRSAGLAGGNVTLPHKLRAARALARPSAAVRATGACNCWWRRPDGEVAGDNTDVGGLRIAFSRLGFRPRGARVLLLGAGGAARAAVHALLEDGVSSVEILNRTSARARALRDRALAHAPGAVRVVAAPGVGAMYDLVLNSTSLGLAPGDPLPLDLDRGMEGDADRARFGAAFDMVYAAGGTAWVRQARALGLRAAGGLDMLVGQAALSLERWFRGCEAPFDAMREAAVAELARRSGPE; this is translated from the coding sequence GTGACGCTGCGCTTCGCGCTGCTCGGGGATCCCGTGCGGCACTCGATTTCTCCCGCCATGCACCGCGCGGCCTTCGACGTGCTCGGACTCGACGCGGAATACGTGGCCCGGCGGACCGCTGCCGACGAGGTCGGTCCGGTCATGCGGAGCGCCGGCCTGGCGGGCGGCAACGTGACGCTCCCGCACAAGCTCCGGGCAGCCCGGGCGCTGGCGCGGCCGAGCGCCGCGGTGCGGGCGACCGGGGCGTGCAACTGCTGGTGGCGGCGGCCGGATGGCGAGGTCGCGGGCGACAACACGGATGTCGGCGGCCTCCGCATCGCCTTCTCCCGCCTCGGCTTCCGGCCGCGGGGCGCGCGCGTGCTGCTCCTGGGAGCCGGCGGCGCGGCCCGGGCCGCGGTCCATGCCCTGCTCGAAGACGGCGTGTCGTCCGTCGAGATCCTCAACCGGACCTCCGCACGCGCGCGCGCCCTGCGCGACCGGGCGCTGGCCCACGCTCCCGGCGCCGTGCGCGTGGTGGCCGCACCGGGCGTCGGCGCGATGTACGATCTCGTGCTGAACTCGACGAGCCTCGGGCTCGCTCCTGGAGACCCGCTCCCCCTCGACCTGGACCGGGGTATGGAAGGGGACGCGGACCGGGCGCGGTTCGGCGCGGCCTTCGACATGGTGTACGCGGCGGGAGGAACCGCGTGGGTGCGACAGGCGCGCGCGCTCGGCCTGCGGGCCGCGGGCGGACTCGACATGCTCGTGGGCCAGGCGGCGCTCTCGCTCGAGCGCTGGTTCCGCGGCTGCGAGGCCCCGTTCGACGCGATGCGGGAGGCGGCCGTGGCGGAACTCGCGCGGCGGTCCGGGCCGGAGTGA
- a CDS encoding low molecular weight phosphotyrosine protein phosphatase, with protein sequence MNLLFVCTGNICRSPLAEVIARAEADARGWAEVSCASAGTFAFPGQPASGPGIAVAAAHGLDLVPHASRELSLELLEWADLIIGMEASHARAAARLAPDAPVRVMTDFLPADDDWRGAGVPDPYGGDVETYEETRKLLMRAMRGLFDALGEERGGHEGSGP encoded by the coding sequence ATGAACCTGCTCTTCGTCTGCACCGGAAACATATGCCGCAGCCCGCTGGCCGAGGTGATCGCTCGGGCGGAAGCGGACGCGCGCGGGTGGGCGGAGGTCTCCTGCGCATCGGCGGGCACCTTCGCGTTTCCCGGCCAGCCGGCCTCGGGTCCCGGGATCGCCGTCGCCGCCGCGCACGGACTCGACCTCGTGCCGCACGCCTCCCGGGAACTGTCGCTGGAACTGCTCGAATGGGCCGACCTGATCATCGGCATGGAGGCGTCGCATGCCCGGGCGGCCGCGCGCCTGGCTCCGGACGCGCCGGTCCGCGTCATGACGGATTTCCTGCCCGCGGACGACGACTGGAGGGGGGCCGGGGTCCCGGATCCGTACGGCGGAGACGTCGAGACGTACGAGGAGACGCGGAAGTTGCTGATGCGGGCCATGCGGGGGCTCTTCGACGCGCTCGGCGAAGAACGGGGAGGGCACGAAGGGTCCGGGCCGTGA
- a CDS encoding L-threonylcarbamoyladenylate synthase, translated as MKWRVWTGAPGAPGAPGAPGAAAGPGRALATEDEALDRAVALLDAGGVVAHPTSTVYGLGGRPWPDVDARIAAIKRRPPGPLIRLAASREALREALPETRWTEAARRLADAFWPGPLTLVLEDGSDTGVAVRVDPHPVVRRLLDRAGGLLTSTSLNVTGESPARTGREVRAALSGVGSSAGTVGWLDAGDLAGSTPSTLVRVRGEGVEILREGAVPAAEVTRALAPHPLGESPR; from the coding sequence GTGAAATGGCGCGTATGGACGGGGGCGCCGGGCGCTCCGGGCGCGCCGGGCGCGCCGGGGGCGGCGGCCGGGCCGGGCCGGGCGCTGGCGACGGAGGATGAAGCGCTCGACCGGGCGGTGGCGCTCCTCGATGCCGGAGGCGTGGTGGCACACCCCACTTCGACAGTGTACGGGCTGGGCGGCCGGCCGTGGCCGGATGTCGACGCGCGGATCGCCGCGATCAAGCGCCGGCCGCCGGGGCCGCTGATCCGGCTCGCCGCGAGCCGCGAAGCGCTCCGCGAGGCGCTGCCGGAGACGCGCTGGACGGAGGCGGCGCGCCGGCTCGCCGACGCCTTCTGGCCGGGGCCGCTCACCCTGGTGCTGGAGGACGGCAGCGACACCGGGGTCGCCGTGCGCGTCGACCCTCACCCGGTCGTGAGACGCCTCCTCGACCGGGCCGGCGGGCTGCTGACGTCCACGAGCCTGAACGTGACGGGAGAGTCCCCGGCGAGGACCGGCCGCGAGGTGCGCGCCGCGCTGTCGGGGGTCGGCTCCTCGGCCGGGACGGTGGGTTGGCTCGACGCGGGCGATCTCGCCGGTTCGACCCCGTCGACGCTCGTGCGCGTCAGGGGGGAGGGCGTCGAAATCCTGCGTGAAGGCGCCGTGCCGGCGGCAGAAGTGACCCGGGCCCTCGCCCCGCATCCTCTCGGAGAATCGCCTCGATGA